A window from Citrus sinensis cultivar Valencia sweet orange chromosome 5, DVS_A1.0, whole genome shotgun sequence encodes these proteins:
- the LOC102625040 gene encoding cellulose synthase-like protein D3 isoform X1, giving the protein MFSFLKFQKENKMASNDSSHGLSRQPTIHHISSSMEDLDSELSNVEYATYSVHMPPTPDHQPLDCNTRGSEEQFVSSSLFTGGHNRATRALSKDRVIGSETSHIQMVGSKGSFCSIPGCNSRITTDAQGVDVLPCDCDFKICEDCYRDALRTGDGICPGCKEAYGGERNLVDMSVDNKQQSFNLERRLSLVKSTESGLIRNQNNEFDYTEFLYETKKTYGYGNAVWPKDDVNGDNAGEPKELSKKQWKPLTRKLNVSTKILFPYRLLILGRIVAYALFMEWRITNPNEDAIWLWGMSVVCELWFAFSWVLDQLPKFCPVNRFADLDVLKEKFETPNPSNPAGKSDLPGVDIFVSTADPEKEPPLVTANTILSILAADYPVEKLSCYVSDDGGALLTFEAMAEAASFASIWVPFCRKHDIEPRNPESYFGLKRDPYKNKVRPDFVRDRRRVKHEYDEFKVRVNALSDSIRRRSDAYNTREEVKALKRWRENKDDEIREIPKITKATWMADGTHWPGTWTIPAPEHSRGDHASIIQVMLNPPSDEPLKGTAADMNSMDLSEVDIRLPMLVYVSREKRPGYDHNKKAGAMNALVRASAIMSNGPFILNLDCDHYIFYSPALREGMCYMMDGEGDRICYVQFPQRFEGIDPSDRYANHNTVFFDANMRALDGLQGPVYVGTGCLFRRTALYGFEPPLSIERTNWLSRFFPRKRKIATARSTAEVAPEENYDDGEMNIALIPKKFGNSSMLLDSIQVAAFQGQPLADHPSVKNGRPPGSLIAPREPLVPSTVGEAINVISCWYEDKTEWGDSVGWIYGSVTEDVVTGYRMHDRGWRSVYCVTKRDAFHGTAPINLTDRLHQVLRWATGSVEIFFSRNNALLGSSRLKLLQRIAYLNVGIYPFTSIFLIVYCFLPALSLFSGQFIVQTLNVTFLVYLFAITVTLSLLAVLEVKWSGIDLEEWWRNEQFWLIGGTSAHLVAVLQGLLKVIAGIEISFTLTSKSVGEDVDDEFADLYIFKWTSLMIPPLTIIMVNLIAIAVAVSRTIYSAEPQWSQLVGGVFFSFWVLAHLYPFAKGLMGRRGKTPTIVFVWSGLLAVCISLLWVAINPPSGTTQIGGSFQFP; this is encoded by the exons atgttctcCTTTTTGAAGTttcagaaagaaaacaaaatggcAAGTAATGATTCTTCTCATGGTTTAAGTAGACAGCCTACGATTCATCATATTAGTTCTTCAATGGAGGATCTTGATAGTGAATTGAGTAATGTTGAGTATGCAACTTACTCTGTTCACATGCCTCCCACGCCGGATCACCAACCGTTGGATTGTAATACCCGGGGAAGCGAAGAGCAATTTGTGTCGAGTTCTTTGTTTACTGGTGGCCATAATCGTGCTACGCGTGCCCTTTCGAAGGACAGGGTGATTGGGAGTGAAACTAGTCATATCCAGATGGTTGGTTCAAAAGGGTCATTTTGTTCCATACCGGGTTGCAATTCTAGGATTACGACTGATGCTCAGGGTGTAGACGTACTCCCTTGCGATTGTGATTTCAAGATTTGTGAGGATTGTTATAGAGATGCATTAAGGACTGGTGATGGAATTTGTCCGGGATGTAAAGAGGCTTATGGTGGTGAACGGAATTTGGTTGATATGTCAGTGGATAACAAGCAGCAGTCTTTCAATTTAGAGAGGAGGTTGTCTTTGGTGAAATCAACAGAGTCAGGGTTGATAAGGAACCAGAACAATGAGTTTGATTATACTGAATTTTTATACGAAACAAAGAAGACTTACGGGTATGGAAATGCCGTGTGGCCCAAGGATGATGTGAATGGGGATAATGCTGGTGAACCTAAAGAGTTGTCTAAGAAGCAATGGAAGCCACTTACGCGCAAATTGAATGTGTCTACTAAAATTCTCTTTCCATACCG GTTGTTAATACTTGGCCGGATTGTGGCATATGCATTGTTTATGGAATGGAGGATCACAAATCCTAATGAAGATGCAATCTGGCTGTGGGGTATGTCTGTGGTTTGTGAACTCTGGTTTGCCTTCTCTTGGGTGCTTGACCAGCTTCCAAAATTCTGTCCTGTTAATCGTTTTGCTGACcttgatgttttaaaagagaagTTTGAAACACCAAATCCCAGTAATCCTGCGGGAAAATCTGATCTCCCTGGCGTAGATATCTTTGTTTCTACAGCAGATCCGGAGAAAGAACCGCCTCTTGTAACTGCAAACACCATTCTGTCAATTCTGGCAGCTGATTATCCAGTTGAGAAGCTGTCATGTTATGTATCAGATGATGGAGGAGCCCTGCTTACCTTTGAGGCCATGGCAGAAGCGGCTAGTTTTGCCAGCATCTGGGTTCCTTTCTGTCGAAAACATGATATTGAGCCGAGAAATCCAGAATCTTATTTCGGTCTTAAGAGAGatccttataaaaataaagtgcGCCCAGACTTTGTCAGAGATCGCAGGCGTGTGAAACATGAATATGATGAATTCAAGGTTCGAGTCAATGCACTTTCTGATTCAATCAGGCGACGCTCTGATGCCTATAACACCAGGGAGGAGGTCAAAGCTTTGAAGCGTTGGAGGGAAAACAAAGATGATGAGATCAGGGAGATTCCGAAGATTACAAAAGCTACTTGGATGGCTGATGGAACCCATTGGCCAGGCACATGGACAATTCCTGCTCCTGAGCATTCTAGGGGTGATCATGCCAGTATTATACAG GTGATGTTGAATCCTCCTAGTGATGAACCTTTGAAAGGTACTGCAGCTGATATGAATTCCATGGATCTAAGTGAAGTGGATATTCGCCTTCCCATGCTGGTTTATGTTTCTCGTGAGAAACGACCTGGTTATGATCACAATAAAAAGGCTGGTGCTATGAATGCCCTGGTTCGTGCCTCAGCCATCATGTCCAATGGCCCCTTCATTCTTAATCTAGACTGTGACCACTACATTTTCTATTCCCCAGCATTGAGAGAAGGTATGTGTTACATGATGGATGGTGAAGGGGATCGCATTTGTTATGTCCAGTTCCCTCAGAGGTTTGAAGGAATTGATCCATCTGATCGCTATGCCAATCACAACACTGTTTTCTTTGATGCTAACATGCGAGCCCTTGATGGCCTTCAGGGTCCAGTTTATGTTGGAACAGGATGCCTTTTTCGCCGGACTGCCCTTTATGGATTTGAACCTCCTTTGTCAATAGAAAGGACTAATTGGTTGAGCCGCTTCTTCCCACGAAAGCGAAAGATTGCAACTGCTCGTTCTACTGCTGAAGTTGCCCCAGAGGAGAACTATGATGATGGGGAAATGAATATTGCTCTTATTCCTAAGAAATTTGGTAACTCTAGCATGCTTCTTGATTCTATCCAAGTGGCAGCATTTCAAGGCCAGCCCCTTGCTGATCATCCATCCGTAAAAAATGGACGACCGCCTGGTTCTCTCATTGCTCCTCGGGAGCCTCTTGTTCCATCAACAGTTGGAGAGGCAATCAATGTCATTTCTTGCTGGTATGAAGACAAGACTGAATGGGGAGATAGTGTTGGGTGGATTTACGGGTCAGTGACAGAGGATGTTGTTACAGGATATAGGATGCATGACCGCGGATGGAGGTCAGTGTACTGTGTTACCAAGAGGGATGCCTTCCATGGGACTGCTCCTATAAATCTCACTGATCGACTTCATCAGGTTTTGCGATGGGCGACAGGTTCTGTCGAAATATTCTTCTCTCGTAACAATGCCTTACTGGGCAGTTCCAGGTTAAAGCTTCTGCAAAGAATTGCCTACCTCAATGTTGGAATCTACCCGTTCACTTCAATTTTTCTCATTGTTTACTGCTTCCTTCCTGCACTTTCCCTCTTTTCTGGTCAGTTCATAGTTCAGACTCTCAATGTAACCTTCCTTGTTTACCTCTTCGCCATCACAGTGACCCTTTCTTTGCTTGCGGTGCTTGAGGTCAAATGGTCTGGCATTGATCTAGAAGAATGGTGGCGAAATGAGCAGTTTTGGTTAATAGGAGGCACAAGTGCTCATCTTGTCGCCGTGCTTCAGGGACTACTGAAGGTGATTGCAGGCATTGAGATATCGTTCACACTAACATCAAAGTCTGTCGGTGAAGATGTAGATGACGAATTTGCTGATCTCTATATTTTCAAGTGGACTTCCCTGATGATACCACCACTCACCATCATAATGGTTAACTTGATTGCAATAGCAGTCGCGGTTAGCCGAACAATATACAGTGCCGAACCTCAATGGAGCCAGTTGGTAGGAGGAGTGTTCTTTAGCTTCTGGGTTCTGGCTCATCTGTATCCATTTGCAAAGGGACTAATGGGAAGACGAGGCAAGACGCCTACTATTGTATTCGTTTGGTCAGGGCTTCTTGCAGTCTGCATTTCCTTACTTTGGGTGGCTATTAATCCTCCATCAGGAACTACACAAATTGGAGGATCATTTCAGTTTCCATGA
- the LOC102625040 gene encoding cellulose synthase-like protein D3 isoform X2 has protein sequence MASNDSSHGLSRQPTIHHISSSMEDLDSELSNVEYATYSVHMPPTPDHQPLDCNTRGSEEQFVSSSLFTGGHNRATRALSKDRVIGSETSHIQMVGSKGSFCSIPGCNSRITTDAQGVDVLPCDCDFKICEDCYRDALRTGDGICPGCKEAYGGERNLVDMSVDNKQQSFNLERRLSLVKSTESGLIRNQNNEFDYTEFLYETKKTYGYGNAVWPKDDVNGDNAGEPKELSKKQWKPLTRKLNVSTKILFPYRLLILGRIVAYALFMEWRITNPNEDAIWLWGMSVVCELWFAFSWVLDQLPKFCPVNRFADLDVLKEKFETPNPSNPAGKSDLPGVDIFVSTADPEKEPPLVTANTILSILAADYPVEKLSCYVSDDGGALLTFEAMAEAASFASIWVPFCRKHDIEPRNPESYFGLKRDPYKNKVRPDFVRDRRRVKHEYDEFKVRVNALSDSIRRRSDAYNTREEVKALKRWRENKDDEIREIPKITKATWMADGTHWPGTWTIPAPEHSRGDHASIIQVMLNPPSDEPLKGTAADMNSMDLSEVDIRLPMLVYVSREKRPGYDHNKKAGAMNALVRASAIMSNGPFILNLDCDHYIFYSPALREGMCYMMDGEGDRICYVQFPQRFEGIDPSDRYANHNTVFFDANMRALDGLQGPVYVGTGCLFRRTALYGFEPPLSIERTNWLSRFFPRKRKIATARSTAEVAPEENYDDGEMNIALIPKKFGNSSMLLDSIQVAAFQGQPLADHPSVKNGRPPGSLIAPREPLVPSTVGEAINVISCWYEDKTEWGDSVGWIYGSVTEDVVTGYRMHDRGWRSVYCVTKRDAFHGTAPINLTDRLHQVLRWATGSVEIFFSRNNALLGSSRLKLLQRIAYLNVGIYPFTSIFLIVYCFLPALSLFSGQFIVQTLNVTFLVYLFAITVTLSLLAVLEVKWSGIDLEEWWRNEQFWLIGGTSAHLVAVLQGLLKVIAGIEISFTLTSKSVGEDVDDEFADLYIFKWTSLMIPPLTIIMVNLIAIAVAVSRTIYSAEPQWSQLVGGVFFSFWVLAHLYPFAKGLMGRRGKTPTIVFVWSGLLAVCISLLWVAINPPSGTTQIGGSFQFP, from the exons atggcAAGTAATGATTCTTCTCATGGTTTAAGTAGACAGCCTACGATTCATCATATTAGTTCTTCAATGGAGGATCTTGATAGTGAATTGAGTAATGTTGAGTATGCAACTTACTCTGTTCACATGCCTCCCACGCCGGATCACCAACCGTTGGATTGTAATACCCGGGGAAGCGAAGAGCAATTTGTGTCGAGTTCTTTGTTTACTGGTGGCCATAATCGTGCTACGCGTGCCCTTTCGAAGGACAGGGTGATTGGGAGTGAAACTAGTCATATCCAGATGGTTGGTTCAAAAGGGTCATTTTGTTCCATACCGGGTTGCAATTCTAGGATTACGACTGATGCTCAGGGTGTAGACGTACTCCCTTGCGATTGTGATTTCAAGATTTGTGAGGATTGTTATAGAGATGCATTAAGGACTGGTGATGGAATTTGTCCGGGATGTAAAGAGGCTTATGGTGGTGAACGGAATTTGGTTGATATGTCAGTGGATAACAAGCAGCAGTCTTTCAATTTAGAGAGGAGGTTGTCTTTGGTGAAATCAACAGAGTCAGGGTTGATAAGGAACCAGAACAATGAGTTTGATTATACTGAATTTTTATACGAAACAAAGAAGACTTACGGGTATGGAAATGCCGTGTGGCCCAAGGATGATGTGAATGGGGATAATGCTGGTGAACCTAAAGAGTTGTCTAAGAAGCAATGGAAGCCACTTACGCGCAAATTGAATGTGTCTACTAAAATTCTCTTTCCATACCG GTTGTTAATACTTGGCCGGATTGTGGCATATGCATTGTTTATGGAATGGAGGATCACAAATCCTAATGAAGATGCAATCTGGCTGTGGGGTATGTCTGTGGTTTGTGAACTCTGGTTTGCCTTCTCTTGGGTGCTTGACCAGCTTCCAAAATTCTGTCCTGTTAATCGTTTTGCTGACcttgatgttttaaaagagaagTTTGAAACACCAAATCCCAGTAATCCTGCGGGAAAATCTGATCTCCCTGGCGTAGATATCTTTGTTTCTACAGCAGATCCGGAGAAAGAACCGCCTCTTGTAACTGCAAACACCATTCTGTCAATTCTGGCAGCTGATTATCCAGTTGAGAAGCTGTCATGTTATGTATCAGATGATGGAGGAGCCCTGCTTACCTTTGAGGCCATGGCAGAAGCGGCTAGTTTTGCCAGCATCTGGGTTCCTTTCTGTCGAAAACATGATATTGAGCCGAGAAATCCAGAATCTTATTTCGGTCTTAAGAGAGatccttataaaaataaagtgcGCCCAGACTTTGTCAGAGATCGCAGGCGTGTGAAACATGAATATGATGAATTCAAGGTTCGAGTCAATGCACTTTCTGATTCAATCAGGCGACGCTCTGATGCCTATAACACCAGGGAGGAGGTCAAAGCTTTGAAGCGTTGGAGGGAAAACAAAGATGATGAGATCAGGGAGATTCCGAAGATTACAAAAGCTACTTGGATGGCTGATGGAACCCATTGGCCAGGCACATGGACAATTCCTGCTCCTGAGCATTCTAGGGGTGATCATGCCAGTATTATACAG GTGATGTTGAATCCTCCTAGTGATGAACCTTTGAAAGGTACTGCAGCTGATATGAATTCCATGGATCTAAGTGAAGTGGATATTCGCCTTCCCATGCTGGTTTATGTTTCTCGTGAGAAACGACCTGGTTATGATCACAATAAAAAGGCTGGTGCTATGAATGCCCTGGTTCGTGCCTCAGCCATCATGTCCAATGGCCCCTTCATTCTTAATCTAGACTGTGACCACTACATTTTCTATTCCCCAGCATTGAGAGAAGGTATGTGTTACATGATGGATGGTGAAGGGGATCGCATTTGTTATGTCCAGTTCCCTCAGAGGTTTGAAGGAATTGATCCATCTGATCGCTATGCCAATCACAACACTGTTTTCTTTGATGCTAACATGCGAGCCCTTGATGGCCTTCAGGGTCCAGTTTATGTTGGAACAGGATGCCTTTTTCGCCGGACTGCCCTTTATGGATTTGAACCTCCTTTGTCAATAGAAAGGACTAATTGGTTGAGCCGCTTCTTCCCACGAAAGCGAAAGATTGCAACTGCTCGTTCTACTGCTGAAGTTGCCCCAGAGGAGAACTATGATGATGGGGAAATGAATATTGCTCTTATTCCTAAGAAATTTGGTAACTCTAGCATGCTTCTTGATTCTATCCAAGTGGCAGCATTTCAAGGCCAGCCCCTTGCTGATCATCCATCCGTAAAAAATGGACGACCGCCTGGTTCTCTCATTGCTCCTCGGGAGCCTCTTGTTCCATCAACAGTTGGAGAGGCAATCAATGTCATTTCTTGCTGGTATGAAGACAAGACTGAATGGGGAGATAGTGTTGGGTGGATTTACGGGTCAGTGACAGAGGATGTTGTTACAGGATATAGGATGCATGACCGCGGATGGAGGTCAGTGTACTGTGTTACCAAGAGGGATGCCTTCCATGGGACTGCTCCTATAAATCTCACTGATCGACTTCATCAGGTTTTGCGATGGGCGACAGGTTCTGTCGAAATATTCTTCTCTCGTAACAATGCCTTACTGGGCAGTTCCAGGTTAAAGCTTCTGCAAAGAATTGCCTACCTCAATGTTGGAATCTACCCGTTCACTTCAATTTTTCTCATTGTTTACTGCTTCCTTCCTGCACTTTCCCTCTTTTCTGGTCAGTTCATAGTTCAGACTCTCAATGTAACCTTCCTTGTTTACCTCTTCGCCATCACAGTGACCCTTTCTTTGCTTGCGGTGCTTGAGGTCAAATGGTCTGGCATTGATCTAGAAGAATGGTGGCGAAATGAGCAGTTTTGGTTAATAGGAGGCACAAGTGCTCATCTTGTCGCCGTGCTTCAGGGACTACTGAAGGTGATTGCAGGCATTGAGATATCGTTCACACTAACATCAAAGTCTGTCGGTGAAGATGTAGATGACGAATTTGCTGATCTCTATATTTTCAAGTGGACTTCCCTGATGATACCACCACTCACCATCATAATGGTTAACTTGATTGCAATAGCAGTCGCGGTTAGCCGAACAATATACAGTGCCGAACCTCAATGGAGCCAGTTGGTAGGAGGAGTGTTCTTTAGCTTCTGGGTTCTGGCTCATCTGTATCCATTTGCAAAGGGACTAATGGGAAGACGAGGCAAGACGCCTACTATTGTATTCGTTTGGTCAGGGCTTCTTGCAGTCTGCATTTCCTTACTTTGGGTGGCTATTAATCCTCCATCAGGAACTACACAAATTGGAGGATCATTTCAGTTTCCATGA
- the LOC102625040 gene encoding cellulose synthase-like protein D3 isoform X3, translating to MEDLDSELSNVEYATYSVHMPPTPDHQPLDCNTRGSEEQFVSSSLFTGGHNRATRALSKDRVIGSETSHIQMVGSKGSFCSIPGCNSRITTDAQGVDVLPCDCDFKICEDCYRDALRTGDGICPGCKEAYGGERNLVDMSVDNKQQSFNLERRLSLVKSTESGLIRNQNNEFDYTEFLYETKKTYGYGNAVWPKDDVNGDNAGEPKELSKKQWKPLTRKLNVSTKILFPYRLLILGRIVAYALFMEWRITNPNEDAIWLWGMSVVCELWFAFSWVLDQLPKFCPVNRFADLDVLKEKFETPNPSNPAGKSDLPGVDIFVSTADPEKEPPLVTANTILSILAADYPVEKLSCYVSDDGGALLTFEAMAEAASFASIWVPFCRKHDIEPRNPESYFGLKRDPYKNKVRPDFVRDRRRVKHEYDEFKVRVNALSDSIRRRSDAYNTREEVKALKRWRENKDDEIREIPKITKATWMADGTHWPGTWTIPAPEHSRGDHASIIQVMLNPPSDEPLKGTAADMNSMDLSEVDIRLPMLVYVSREKRPGYDHNKKAGAMNALVRASAIMSNGPFILNLDCDHYIFYSPALREGMCYMMDGEGDRICYVQFPQRFEGIDPSDRYANHNTVFFDANMRALDGLQGPVYVGTGCLFRRTALYGFEPPLSIERTNWLSRFFPRKRKIATARSTAEVAPEENYDDGEMNIALIPKKFGNSSMLLDSIQVAAFQGQPLADHPSVKNGRPPGSLIAPREPLVPSTVGEAINVISCWYEDKTEWGDSVGWIYGSVTEDVVTGYRMHDRGWRSVYCVTKRDAFHGTAPINLTDRLHQVLRWATGSVEIFFSRNNALLGSSRLKLLQRIAYLNVGIYPFTSIFLIVYCFLPALSLFSGQFIVQTLNVTFLVYLFAITVTLSLLAVLEVKWSGIDLEEWWRNEQFWLIGGTSAHLVAVLQGLLKVIAGIEISFTLTSKSVGEDVDDEFADLYIFKWTSLMIPPLTIIMVNLIAIAVAVSRTIYSAEPQWSQLVGGVFFSFWVLAHLYPFAKGLMGRRGKTPTIVFVWSGLLAVCISLLWVAINPPSGTTQIGGSFQFP from the exons ATGGAGGATCTTGATAGTGAATTGAGTAATGTTGAGTATGCAACTTACTCTGTTCACATGCCTCCCACGCCGGATCACCAACCGTTGGATTGTAATACCCGGGGAAGCGAAGAGCAATTTGTGTCGAGTTCTTTGTTTACTGGTGGCCATAATCGTGCTACGCGTGCCCTTTCGAAGGACAGGGTGATTGGGAGTGAAACTAGTCATATCCAGATGGTTGGTTCAAAAGGGTCATTTTGTTCCATACCGGGTTGCAATTCTAGGATTACGACTGATGCTCAGGGTGTAGACGTACTCCCTTGCGATTGTGATTTCAAGATTTGTGAGGATTGTTATAGAGATGCATTAAGGACTGGTGATGGAATTTGTCCGGGATGTAAAGAGGCTTATGGTGGTGAACGGAATTTGGTTGATATGTCAGTGGATAACAAGCAGCAGTCTTTCAATTTAGAGAGGAGGTTGTCTTTGGTGAAATCAACAGAGTCAGGGTTGATAAGGAACCAGAACAATGAGTTTGATTATACTGAATTTTTATACGAAACAAAGAAGACTTACGGGTATGGAAATGCCGTGTGGCCCAAGGATGATGTGAATGGGGATAATGCTGGTGAACCTAAAGAGTTGTCTAAGAAGCAATGGAAGCCACTTACGCGCAAATTGAATGTGTCTACTAAAATTCTCTTTCCATACCG GTTGTTAATACTTGGCCGGATTGTGGCATATGCATTGTTTATGGAATGGAGGATCACAAATCCTAATGAAGATGCAATCTGGCTGTGGGGTATGTCTGTGGTTTGTGAACTCTGGTTTGCCTTCTCTTGGGTGCTTGACCAGCTTCCAAAATTCTGTCCTGTTAATCGTTTTGCTGACcttgatgttttaaaagagaagTTTGAAACACCAAATCCCAGTAATCCTGCGGGAAAATCTGATCTCCCTGGCGTAGATATCTTTGTTTCTACAGCAGATCCGGAGAAAGAACCGCCTCTTGTAACTGCAAACACCATTCTGTCAATTCTGGCAGCTGATTATCCAGTTGAGAAGCTGTCATGTTATGTATCAGATGATGGAGGAGCCCTGCTTACCTTTGAGGCCATGGCAGAAGCGGCTAGTTTTGCCAGCATCTGGGTTCCTTTCTGTCGAAAACATGATATTGAGCCGAGAAATCCAGAATCTTATTTCGGTCTTAAGAGAGatccttataaaaataaagtgcGCCCAGACTTTGTCAGAGATCGCAGGCGTGTGAAACATGAATATGATGAATTCAAGGTTCGAGTCAATGCACTTTCTGATTCAATCAGGCGACGCTCTGATGCCTATAACACCAGGGAGGAGGTCAAAGCTTTGAAGCGTTGGAGGGAAAACAAAGATGATGAGATCAGGGAGATTCCGAAGATTACAAAAGCTACTTGGATGGCTGATGGAACCCATTGGCCAGGCACATGGACAATTCCTGCTCCTGAGCATTCTAGGGGTGATCATGCCAGTATTATACAG GTGATGTTGAATCCTCCTAGTGATGAACCTTTGAAAGGTACTGCAGCTGATATGAATTCCATGGATCTAAGTGAAGTGGATATTCGCCTTCCCATGCTGGTTTATGTTTCTCGTGAGAAACGACCTGGTTATGATCACAATAAAAAGGCTGGTGCTATGAATGCCCTGGTTCGTGCCTCAGCCATCATGTCCAATGGCCCCTTCATTCTTAATCTAGACTGTGACCACTACATTTTCTATTCCCCAGCATTGAGAGAAGGTATGTGTTACATGATGGATGGTGAAGGGGATCGCATTTGTTATGTCCAGTTCCCTCAGAGGTTTGAAGGAATTGATCCATCTGATCGCTATGCCAATCACAACACTGTTTTCTTTGATGCTAACATGCGAGCCCTTGATGGCCTTCAGGGTCCAGTTTATGTTGGAACAGGATGCCTTTTTCGCCGGACTGCCCTTTATGGATTTGAACCTCCTTTGTCAATAGAAAGGACTAATTGGTTGAGCCGCTTCTTCCCACGAAAGCGAAAGATTGCAACTGCTCGTTCTACTGCTGAAGTTGCCCCAGAGGAGAACTATGATGATGGGGAAATGAATATTGCTCTTATTCCTAAGAAATTTGGTAACTCTAGCATGCTTCTTGATTCTATCCAAGTGGCAGCATTTCAAGGCCAGCCCCTTGCTGATCATCCATCCGTAAAAAATGGACGACCGCCTGGTTCTCTCATTGCTCCTCGGGAGCCTCTTGTTCCATCAACAGTTGGAGAGGCAATCAATGTCATTTCTTGCTGGTATGAAGACAAGACTGAATGGGGAGATAGTGTTGGGTGGATTTACGGGTCAGTGACAGAGGATGTTGTTACAGGATATAGGATGCATGACCGCGGATGGAGGTCAGTGTACTGTGTTACCAAGAGGGATGCCTTCCATGGGACTGCTCCTATAAATCTCACTGATCGACTTCATCAGGTTTTGCGATGGGCGACAGGTTCTGTCGAAATATTCTTCTCTCGTAACAATGCCTTACTGGGCAGTTCCAGGTTAAAGCTTCTGCAAAGAATTGCCTACCTCAATGTTGGAATCTACCCGTTCACTTCAATTTTTCTCATTGTTTACTGCTTCCTTCCTGCACTTTCCCTCTTTTCTGGTCAGTTCATAGTTCAGACTCTCAATGTAACCTTCCTTGTTTACCTCTTCGCCATCACAGTGACCCTTTCTTTGCTTGCGGTGCTTGAGGTCAAATGGTCTGGCATTGATCTAGAAGAATGGTGGCGAAATGAGCAGTTTTGGTTAATAGGAGGCACAAGTGCTCATCTTGTCGCCGTGCTTCAGGGACTACTGAAGGTGATTGCAGGCATTGAGATATCGTTCACACTAACATCAAAGTCTGTCGGTGAAGATGTAGATGACGAATTTGCTGATCTCTATATTTTCAAGTGGACTTCCCTGATGATACCACCACTCACCATCATAATGGTTAACTTGATTGCAATAGCAGTCGCGGTTAGCCGAACAATATACAGTGCCGAACCTCAATGGAGCCAGTTGGTAGGAGGAGTGTTCTTTAGCTTCTGGGTTCTGGCTCATCTGTATCCATTTGCAAAGGGACTAATGGGAAGACGAGGCAAGACGCCTACTATTGTATTCGTTTGGTCAGGGCTTCTTGCAGTCTGCATTTCCTTACTTTGGGTGGCTATTAATCCTCCATCAGGAACTACACAAATTGGAGGATCATTTCAGTTTCCATGA
- the LOC102626274 gene encoding kiwellin-1-like yields MKKQLSSCVLLLICFLVVVTILSSVEAGTCNPSGKIRGKKPPPGQCNKENYSDCCKQGKLYSIFRCSPPVTGHTKATLTLNSFQKGGDGGGPSECDNQYHPDDEPVVALSTGWYNKGSRCLKYINIYGNGQSVKAKVVDECDSTMGCDSDHDYQPPCGNNIVDASKAVWEALGVPESQGEMEIYWADA; encoded by the coding sequence ATGAAGAAGCAACTTTCCTCTTGTGTTCTTCTTctcatttgttttcttgtagttGTGACAATATTGAGCAGTGTTGAAGCTGGTACTTGTAACCCCAGTGGCAAGATTAGAGGGAAGAAGCCTCCACCAGGACAGTGCAATAAAGAAAACTACTCTGATTGCTGCAAACAAGGCAAGCTTTACAGCATTTTTAGATGCTCACCACCGGTGACCGGACACACAAAGGCAACATTAACACTCAACAGCTTCCAGAAGGGCGGCGACGGCGGTGGCCCATCTGAATGCGACAACCAGTACCATCCAGATGATGAGCCAGTTGTGGCATTGTCAACTGGATGGTACAACAAAGGCAGCAGGTGCTTAAAGTATATTAACATCTATGGTAATGGACAGAGTGTTAAGGCTAAAGTTGTTGATGAATGTGACTCCACAATGGGGTGTGATTCTGATCATGATTATCAGCCTCCATGCGGTAACAATATTGTTGATGCATCAAAAGCTGTTTGGGAAGCCCTGGGAGTGCCTGAAAGTCAGGGTGAAATGGAAATATATTGGGCTGATGCTTGA